The DNA sequence TTTCTGGTGACATCCCCAGACCTGCCATCCGTGCAGACCATTAAAAAGAAGTTGGGCCGGGTTATTGATAAGCATCTGTAGCACGTTGCTCTTATTGATAGCAGAGCTGTATTGATAACAGAGCAGATCTTCTGAGACCTTGATCTTTTGCAAGCAGCCTGAATGATTCTACAATTTGGCGGCAACCCGAGTTCTACCTATACATGGAAATGCGCTTATGGTAAATCCGCTCCTCGAGTTAGGCCGATTTTTCCGCGAAACCATTTGGCTGCCCGGACCTTTAGGCCGTTTTCGCCCTTATGTTTATGCCGGTCTGCAGATTCTGTTCCTTGCCGGTAAGGATCTGTTGCGCAAGAGAGCATTGGTCCGCACCTCGGCATTGGCCTATTCTTCTATTCTGGCCCTGATCCCCTTATTGGCTTTATTATTCGCCATCTTCAAAGGAATAGGACTGCAGCGACAGTTAGCAGCGCATCTGCTACCGCAACTTGCCGGAGGCTCCCAGGACTTCGCCCGCCAGATCCTGGAATACGTAGAAGGCACTAACGTCGCTTCCCTCGGAGTTTTCGGGGTGATCTGGCTGTTGGTGGCCTTGATGTTTTTGATGGCCAACGTGGAGCAGGCCTTCAATCATATCTGGGGCATTTCCCGGTCGCGTTCCTGGTGGCGTAAACTCAGCGATTATCTGAGTATTTTCCTGTTATTCCCTATCCTCATGGCAGTAGCCATTTCGCTGACCACGACGTTCCAGAGACACCCCGAGGTCCAGCAGTTTATGAAAAACTTCCTGCCGGACGCCTTTTTTTCTGCCTATAATTTATTGTTTTCCTTCGGCGTTGTCTGGCTCGGTTTTACGTTTGTCTATCTGGTGATGCCTTATACCAGGGTGCAATTTATCTCGGCGGTGTTAGGAGGAATAACCGGCGGCGCCCTCTGGCAGGTAGCGCAATGGATCTTTCACCTCTTTCAATCCTCTGCACCTTATTACAATGCGATCTACGGAGCCCTCTACCAGTTGTTGTTCCTGGTCATCTGGATGTTTTGGAGCTGGCTGATAGTATTGTACGGCGCTGAAGTCGCCTATGTCCATCAAAACCTGACCGCGCTGCGGCAGCGTTTGGCCCCGGGGATGAAAGACCAACAAATCCTGGGAGATGAATTCCTCGCCTTGGCCGCGCTGCTCAGTATTGTGGAACGGTTCCAAACCGGCGGACCGCCTATGAGCCTGAAGGAGTTGACCTCGCTGTTTAACGAGCAGGAATCTCTGGCTGTCAGCAGCGTTGAGGCTCTGCAGGAATGCGGTCTGATAGCGCCCTTGGCTACATCCGACCATTCCGCCCATTTTCTGCCTACCCGATCATTGGAAGAAATCCGATTAAAAGAAGTCTTGACCAGCCTGCGGCGGCGGCGGTGGACCAAATTAGGTCATCTGTTGCCCGGGGGCAGCCGGCTGGAGCATCTGGCCGCAGCGTTAGCAACTCAGCCACCCGAGCAATGGCAGGACTTGACCCTCAGGGAAATGCTGCTGCAATCAAAGAATTGATATCATAGGACGGGAAAGCGCAGCGCCTCCCGCCTGTTAAGCGTTATGGGGTTTGGACAAGCAAAATCCTTGACACCTCCCTACTGCTCTTCTATATTCCCTGCAGCAAGAAATCTGTCTCGCTCATCCCTGTCCGTTCCGGCACGAGCGAAAAAGGAGTAATACATGCCTCGGCGTCCCGATATTAAAAAGGTAATGATCATCGGTTCCGGTCCCATTGTCATCGGCCAGGCCTGTGAATTCGACTATTCCGGCACTCAGGCCTGCAAGGCCTTGCGCCAGTTGGGCTATGAAATTGTTTTGGTCAACTCCAATCCGGCTACCATTATGACCGATCCCGGCATGGCGGATTTCACTTATATCGAACCTTTAAATCTGGCCTCCATGACCGAGATCATCAAGAAAGAGCAACCCGACGCCCTGCTGCCAAATTTAGGAGGACAATCCGGCCTCAACCTTTCCTCGGAATTAGCCCGCTCTGGTGTCTTGGAGAAATACGGAGTGAGGATTATCGGGGTAGAAGTAGACGCGATTCAGCGGGGTGAAGATCGCCTGGCCTTCAAAGAGACTATGAACCGCCTGGGCATCGATATGCCCGAGAGCGCCATCGCCACCAGCCCCGAGGAGGCCGAACGGATCGCTGATAAATTAGGTTATCCGGTGGTAGTCCGCCCGGCCTACACTATGGGAGGCTGGGGCGGCGGCCTGGTATACAACCTCGAGGAACTGCGCACCATCGCCTCCCGAGGCATCTCGGCGTCTCTAGTGGGTCAGATATTGGTAGAAGAATCGGTATTGGGCTGGGAAGAGTTGGAACTGGAGGTGGTCCGGGACGCCAAAAACCAAATGATCACCGTCTGTTTTATTGAGAATGTGGACGCTATGGGGGTGCACACCGGCGATTCCTTCTGTACCGCCCCCATGCTTACCATTGCACCGGAATTGCAGCAGCTCCTCCAAAAATACTCTTACGACATTGTAGAGGCCATTCAAGTCATCGGCGGCACCAATATCCAGTTTGCTCACAACCCCAGGACTGGCAGAGTGGTAGTCATCGAAATCAATCCCCGCACTTCCCGTTCCTCGGCCCTGGCCTCCAAGGCTACCGGTTTCCCCATTGCCTTCGTATCGTCGCTATTGGCCGGTGGGCTGACCTTGGACGAGATTCCCTACTGGCGTGAAGGCACTCTGGATAAATACACTCCTTCGGGAGACTATGTCGTAGTAAAGTTCGCCCGCTGGGCCTTCGAAAAATTCCCCGGGGCAGTAGACCGATTAGGCACCCAGATGCGGGCCGTGGGTGAAGTCATGAGCATCGGCAAGACCTACAAGGAGGCTTTGCAGAAGGCCATCCGCTCCCTCGAGATCGGCCGCCATGGCCTGGGCTTTGCCAAAGACTTCCACTCCCTGCCTTTAGAACAGATTATGGAAAAACTTGATGAACCCTCCAGTGAGCGTCAGTTCCTCATGTACGAAGCTTTACGAAAAGGGGCCGATATCGACGCCCTCTACCGCAAGACCTTTATTAAGCCCTGGTTTATCCAGCAGATGCGCCAGTTGGTCGATCTGGAAGAGGAAATCCTGCAATACCGAGGACGGGAGCTGCCCCCGGCTCTCTTGGAGCAGGCCAAAAAAGACGGGTTTGCCGACCTCTATCTGGCAAAGCTCCTTGAGATGCCGGAAGAAAAGCTCCGGGAGCAACGCCTGTCTCTCGGACTGCATCAGGCCTGGGCGCCGGTGCCGGTGAGTGGGGTGGAAAACGCCGCCTATTACTACTCCACCTACAACGCCCCGGATCAGGTAGCCACCAGCTCCCGCCGCAAGGTCATGGTGCTGGGTGGGGGTCCCAACCGCATCGGCCAGGGAATTGAATTTGATTACTGTTGCGTCCACGCCGCTTTCGCCCTGCGGGATGAAGGCTTTGAATCTATTATGGTGAACTGCAACCCCGAAACCGTTTCCACCGACTACGATACCTCGGATAAACTATACTTCGAACCGCTTACGGTAGAAGATGTTCTGAGCATCTACCACAAGGAGAAGCCGGAAGGTATGATCGTGCAATTCGGTGGCCAGACGCCGTTGAACATTGCTGGTGAACTTGCTGCTGCCGGGGTAACAATCTTAGGCACCTCACCGGATGTCATCGATCTGGCAGAGGACCGGGACCGTTTTCGGCAGACGATGGCCCGATTGGGCATCCCGCAGCCGGAATCGGATA is a window from the Desulfobacca acetoxidans DSM 11109 genome containing:
- a CDS encoding YihY/virulence factor BrkB family protein, which translates into the protein MVNPLLELGRFFRETIWLPGPLGRFRPYVYAGLQILFLAGKDLLRKRALVRTSALAYSSILALIPLLALLFAIFKGIGLQRQLAAHLLPQLAGGSQDFARQILEYVEGTNVASLGVFGVIWLLVALMFLMANVEQAFNHIWGISRSRSWWRKLSDYLSIFLLFPILMAVAISLTTTFQRHPEVQQFMKNFLPDAFFSAYNLLFSFGVVWLGFTFVYLVMPYTRVQFISAVLGGITGGALWQVAQWIFHLFQSSAPYYNAIYGALYQLLFLVIWMFWSWLIVLYGAEVAYVHQNLTALRQRLAPGMKDQQILGDEFLALAALLSIVERFQTGGPPMSLKELTSLFNEQESLAVSSVEALQECGLIAPLATSDHSAHFLPTRSLEEIRLKEVLTSLRRRRWTKLGHLLPGGSRLEHLAAALATQPPEQWQDLTLREMLLQSKN
- the carB gene encoding carbamoyl-phosphate synthase large subunit — translated: MPRRPDIKKVMIIGSGPIVIGQACEFDYSGTQACKALRQLGYEIVLVNSNPATIMTDPGMADFTYIEPLNLASMTEIIKKEQPDALLPNLGGQSGLNLSSELARSGVLEKYGVRIIGVEVDAIQRGEDRLAFKETMNRLGIDMPESAIATSPEEAERIADKLGYPVVVRPAYTMGGWGGGLVYNLEELRTIASRGISASLVGQILVEESVLGWEELELEVVRDAKNQMITVCFIENVDAMGVHTGDSFCTAPMLTIAPELQQLLQKYSYDIVEAIQVIGGTNIQFAHNPRTGRVVVIEINPRTSRSSALASKATGFPIAFVSSLLAGGLTLDEIPYWREGTLDKYTPSGDYVVVKFARWAFEKFPGAVDRLGTQMRAVGEVMSIGKTYKEALQKAIRSLEIGRHGLGFAKDFHSLPLEQIMEKLDEPSSERQFLMYEALRKGADIDALYRKTFIKPWFIQQMRQLVDLEEEILQYRGRELPPALLEQAKKDGFADLYLAKLLEMPEEKLREQRLSLGLHQAWAPVPVSGVENAAYYYSTYNAPDQVATSSRRKVMVLGGGPNRIGQGIEFDYCCVHAAFALRDEGFESIMVNCNPETVSTDYDTSDKLYFEPLTVEDVLSIYHKEKPEGMIVQFGGQTPLNIAGELAAAGVTILGTSPDVIDLAEDRDRFRQTMARLGIPQPESDMAASLEEALEAARRIGYPLMVRPSYVLGGRAMEVVHDEEMLRHYVAAAVGVSRKRPILIDRFLENAIEAEADAVADGTDAFVPAVMEHIELAGIHSGDSACVIPPISIPPKHLETICEYTRRIAMELKVIGLMNIQYAIAHDTVYVLEANPRASRTVPLVSKVCNIPMARLATQLMLGKKLADLNLKTKNFNHFGVKEAVFPFNMFPEVDPVLGPEMRSTGEVLGMAASFGLAFYKAQEAAQQTLPEEGTVLLTVSEKDRPAVLEVARLFAHLGFKIKATVGTHKFLSDNGIPAELILKMHEGRPHIVDSIKSREIQLVVNTPSGKLSQHDDSYIRKAAIKYKIPYITTLAGALAAARGIAASRQGHGRIWSLQEYHEGIQ